The nucleotide sequence GACGCGATCCCGCCGCGCTACCGCACCACCTACTTCGCCCACATCTTCAGCGGCGGCTACAGCGCCGGGTACTACTCCTACATCTGGAGCGAAGTCCTCGACGCCGACACCGTCCAGTGGTTCCGCGAAAACGGGGGACTGACCCGCGAGAACGGCGACCACTTCCGCCGCACCCTCCTCGGCCGGGGCGGCAGCATCGACCCCATGGACGCGTTCCGCGCCTTCCGCGGCCGCGACCCGGAGATCGAGCCGCTGCTGGCCCGCCGAGGTCTCGACGGAGTCTGACCGGTGGCTTCACCAAGTGTATAACGACCTATACGCCCGGGCGATTTTCAAGGAAAATCGCCCGGGCCGTTTCATGCACCAAAAAGAAGCACAGACAAGGGAATCCGAGGTCAACCGCCGGTCACGATGTGATCGACGAAGCCATACGTGAGGGCTTCGTCGGCGTCGAACCAGCGGTCGCGGTCGGCGTCGGCGGTGATGCGTTCGACGGTCTGGCCGGTTTGGCGGGCGGTGATCTCGGCGATGCGGCGCTTCATCTTGCCGAAGACCTCGGCCTGGATGGCGATGTCGGCGGCGGCGCCGCTGATGCCGGCCGAGGGCTGGTGCATGACGATGCGGGTGTTGGGCAGCAGGTAGCGCTTGCCCGGGGTGCCGGAGGAGAGCAGGAACTGGCCCATGGAGGCGACGAAGCCGAGGCCCCAGGTGGAGACGTCGGGTTTGACGAGCTGCATGGTGTCGTAGATGGCCATGCCGGCGGTGACGGAGCCACCGGGTGAGTTGATGTAGAAGGTGATGTCCTTGGCCGGGTCGTCGGCGGCGAGCAGGAGCAGCTGGGCGATGATCCGGTTGGCGATGTCGTCGTTGACTTCGGAGCCGAGGAAGACGATGCGGTCGCGCAGGAGCTGTTCGTAGACCGAGTCGTTGAGGGTCTGGCCGGGTGCCTGCAGGTCGGGTACGGCGAGAAGGGTCATGGAGGCGACGGTAGGGGTGAAGATCGTCGGCGGGGCGGGTGTTTCGCTGTGAGCGTGCGGTGTTCGCTGCGGGCGTGACGAGGGGCCGCCGTCATGTGGTGACGGCGGCCCCTCGTGTGCGGGTGGCTCAGATGAGGCCGAGCTTCTGCACGGTGTCGCGTTCCTCGACGAGCTCCGCGACGGAGGCGTCGATGCGGGCGCGCGAGAAGTCGTCGATCTCGAGGCCCTGGACGATCTTGTACCGGCCGTTCTCGGCGGTGACCGGGAAGGACGAGATGAGGCCTTCGGGGACGCCGTAGGAGCCGTCGGAGGCCACGGCGGCGGAGGTCCAGTCGCCGGCGGGGGTGCCGTTGACCCAGGTGTAGACGTGGTCGACGGCGGCGGAGGCGGCCGAGGCGGCGGAGGAGAGGCCGCGGGCTTCGATGATGGCCGCGCCGCGCTTGGCGACGGTGGGGATGAAGTCGTTCTCGAGCCAGGCCTGGTCGACGGCGTCGGCGATGCTCTTGCCGCCGAATTCGGCATGCTGGACCGAGGGGTACTGGGTGGCGGAGTGGTTGCCCCAGATGGCGACCTTGCGCAGTTCGGTCACCGGGACGCCGAGCTTCTTGGCGAGCTGGGCGAGGGCGCGGTTGTGGTCGAGGCGGGTCATCGCGGTGAAGCGCTCGGCGGGCACGTCGGGGGCGTGCGAGCGGGCGATGAGGGCGTTGGTGTTGGCGGGGTTGCCGACGACGAGGACCTTGATGTCGTCGGCGGCGCCGGCGTTGATGGCTTCGCCCTGTGGCTTGAAGATGCCGCCGTTGGCCTCGAGGAGGTCGCCGCGCTCCATGCCCTTGCTGCGGGGGCGGGCGCCGACGAGGAGGGCGATGTTGGTGCCTTCGAAGGCCTGCTTGGGGTCGTCGAAGATGTCGGTGCCGGCCAGCAGCGGGAACGCGCCGTCTTCGAGTTCCATCGCGGTGCCCTCGGCCGCCTTGACCGCCTGCGGGATCTCGAGGAGCCGCAGCTTCACCGGGACGTCCTGGCCGAGGAGCTGACCGGACGCGATGCGGAAGAGCAGCGCGTAGCCGATCTGGCCGGCGGCGCCGGTGACGGTCACGTTGACTGGGGCTTGGGTCATTGCGGTTCTCCAGCTTGAGACGACTTTGGCTAGTGCTGTGGAGCCTATCCCTCCTGGGCGTTGCCGGTCGGGTGCGTCCAGTCACTGTTGTGAGGATCGCTTTCGGGGGTCCGGGTGGCGGAGCCCCGGCCCGGGGCGGAGCCCCGGTTGTCGCAGCTGCTTTCAGCTGTCGGTGACGTTGTGGGCGAGTCGGGTGAGCAGGTCGGCGAGCTGGGCGATCTCGGTGTCGGTGAGGCCCTTTCGCATGCGTTCGTCGTGGGCGATGGCGGCGGAGGCGAGCCGTAGGAAGAGCTGTTCGCCTTCGGGGGTGAGTTCGACGAGGTGGACGCGGCGGTTGGCGGGGTCGCGGCGGCGGGTGACGAGGCCGGCGGCTTCCATGCCGTTGAGGTGGTGGGTGAGGGTGGCGCCTTGGACGCCGACGGCGTCGGCGAGTTCGCGCTGGTTGGCGACGGGGGTGGTTTTGAGGGAGATGAGGATCTGCCAGATGGGCTGGGATCCGCCGGCGGCGGCGAGGGCGTGGTCGAAGGCCCGGGCGGCGGTTTTGGCGGTGCGGGCGAGGACGACGCCGATGGGGGCGGTGGTGGGTTGGGGCACGGCGGAGGAACGCGGCGACACCGAGGTGCTGGCCGGGCTGGTCACCGACGAGTTCCGCCTGGTCGGGCCGCTGGGGTTCGTGCTGGACCGTGACCAGTGGCTGGAGCGCTACGACGGCGGTGGGCTGGTCACCGAGAAGCTGGGCTGGACCGAGGTCGAGGTCCGCGACTTCGGCGGCACCGCGATCGCGATCGGCGTGCACGAGCAGGTTGCGACCCACCGGGGCAACCCGGTGAACGGACGCTTCCGCGCCACCCACGTGCTGGTCCGCGAGGACGACCGCTGGCGGCTGGCGGGGATCCACCTGAGCCCGATCGGCGCGCCGTTCGTTCCCGGTGGTGACCGGCGATGAGCGTCGAGCTGAACCACACGATCGTGTGTGCCACCGATCGCGAGAAGTCGGCGGGGTTCCTGGCCGGGATCCTGGGCCTGCGGACCGAGCCGGTCGCCGGGCCCTTCGTGCCCGTCCGCTCCGGTGGGCGAGCGCGGTTCGGCATCGGTGCCGGGCAGCACGAGGGCGAGGCGCGGGCGATGGGCCTGCCGTTCCCGCCGGCGGGCGAGCGGTCGCGCGGCTGGAGGAGACCGTGCGGCCGGCGCTGCGGATGGGGGCGGGCGACGAGTCGCCGTTCGCCGGACGGCGGGCGGTGCGTCACAAGCTCGCCGTCCTGGCGCGACACTGCGAAGAGGCAGGACGGCCGTACGGGGACATCGAGAAGACGATCAGCACCCGGCTGGCCCCCGGTGAGCGGGCGGAGTCGTTCGCGCGGCGCTGCGAGGAGTTCGCCGGGTGGGGCATCGACCACGCGGTGGTGACCACGGCCGGTCCGTGGCCGGTGGCGGGGGTCGAAACGCTGGGGCGGGCGGCCGCGTTGATCGGCTGAGCCGGACGTCACGCGGGTGATCGCGGGCGGCGGCCGGGGGAGCGGGGGTGCGAAATCGTTTTCTCCGTGCATTTATTCGCGACGGCCGGAATGGGCTTTGCGAAAATTGTCGAAACGTGAGCAATGCCGCCTGGCGGGACGCGGCTTCCAGCGTTGCTCCGTTCAGCGGGGTTTGCTTCCATGATCCTTTCGATACTATGGTCGGCGCCCCCGTCCCCAATTTGAATGTATTGGGAAGGATTCCGATGCTGTCTGCGGTCGTTGCTGCCGTAATGGCGCTGTCCTCTGTGGTTGCCCCGCATTCGTGGAACACCCCTCCGCCGCCCGACAAAATTGTCATCGACGTCGTCAACGCCATCGGCACCGGCTGTCCGACCGGTACGTCCGCGGTCGCCGTCTCGCAGGACAACACGGCGTTCACCGTGACCTACAGCGCCTACACGGCGTTGGTCGGGGTCGGCGCCGGCCCGCTGGATCCCCGGAAGAACTGCCAGATCGGCCTGCGGGTGCACGTGCCGCAGGGGTTCACCTACGGAATCGCGCAGGCTGACTACCGCGGATTCGCGCACCTGGAACGTGGTGCGACCGGCCTGGAAAGAGCGAACTATTATTTCCAGGGCAATTCTCCGACGGCCTTCGTCCAGCACCCGCTGACCGGGCCGTTCGAGGACGACTGGCATTTCACCGATTCCACGGAGGTGGGCGCGATCGCGTTCAAGCCGTGTGGCGAGGAACGCAACCTGAACATCAACACGGAATTGCGGGCCGCGTCCGGGACATCGGATCCGAAGAAGACGACGAGCTACGTCACGATGGACTCGACCGACGGCAGCATCACCACCACCTACCACTTCGCGTGGCTGACCTGCCCGTGATCGGCTCCGGGTGACCGGAGGTGGAGAGGGGCGGCGCGGCGGGAAGGCTGCGCCGCCCCGGTGCGGTCAGGGCTGCGCCGGGGCCCGGGGATCGGTGGCTTCGACGCCGAAGACGCGGCCGAGGGAGACGAGGGCCTCGTCGAGGTGGCTGAGGCTGGAGAGGACGGCCCGGGTTTCGGCCGCTTGGACGCGGTCGGAGACGGGGGTGCCGTCGTCGCGCACGAGCGTGCCGGGTGTGGGGCCACCCGGGGCGTTCAGCGCGGTGCGGAGGACGTCGATGTTGGCCAGCAGCCGTCCGGTGAACTGCCGGAGCCGGTCGGCGTCGGGGCCGGTGAGCTGGCCGGGCTGGGCGCGCGCGGCGACGTGGCGGGCGCGGAAGGCGATGGTTTCCAGGGTGGTGAGCACGTGCCAGCCGTAGTCGCGGCGGGCGCTGCGGAGGTTCACCGGGTGGGTCAGCGGTTCGATGGTGGTGCGGACCTGTTCGACGCTGCGGTCGAGGTCGCGGGAGAGTTCGATGATGTTGACGTTCTCCTCGCCGGCGAGGAGGCCGCGGGTGTGCTCGAGGAACTCTTCGAGGTCGTCGAGCACCGCGGCGATGTCGTCGAGCATGACCGAGCGGGTGCGGACCGGGACGATGACGACCGCGGCGAGGATGCCGGCGGTGGCGCCGACCGCGGTCTCGGCGACGCGGATCCAGAGCACTTCGAGGCTGAACGTGCCGAGCAGGCTGTAGAGCAGGCCGAGCATGCTGGTGACGAAGAAGGCCATCACCACCTGGGAGACCCGGGCGGTGTAGACCATCCCGAACACGCACACGAGGATGAGGCCGAGGGTGGCGGCGGTGTTGCCGCCGACCAGCAGCGCCAGCAGGACGCCGCCGACGATGCCGATCAGGGTGCCGCCGAGGCGGCGGACGCCCTTGACGAAGGTGGCGCCGGCGCTGGAGGCGCCGATGAACACGACGAAGACGGTGAGCACGGCCCAGTACCAGCGCTGGTGGGAGACGAGTTCCCCGCCGAGCACGGCGAGCCCGCCGCCGACGACGGCCTGGATGGCGCTGCGGGTCCGGTTGTCGTAGGCGAAGGTCGGTGTCGGCTCGTCGTCGCCGGAATCGAGCGGGTCGGGGGTGGCCTCCGGGGCGGCGGCGCGCTGGGCGCGGTCGTCGGCCAGCGCCAGCTCGGCCAGTGCCTTGCGGACGCCGTCGCCGGGGGCGGCGTGGGAGTCGATGCGGCTGCCTTCGACGAGCATCCGGCTGTATTCGCCGGTCTGGCTGATCAGCGGCAGCTCCCGGGGGTCGCGTTCCATGAGGGCGCGGAAGCGGGCGAGCCGGGCGATGAGGTCGTCGCGGACCTCGGTGGTGAGTGCGTCGGAGCAGGTCCGCTGGACGGTGCTGGCCAGCCAGCCGACGGCGAGCTCGACCTCGATGGCGCGGCGGCGCAGCACGTCGGCGGCGCGGGTGTCGAGGACGTCGGGGGCGGCGTCCTCGATGAGCAGCACGCATTCGTGCAGCCGCGCCAGTGCCGAGCGCAGCTGCTTGCGGGTGCGCTCGCTGCCGTTCACCGCGAGGTGGGCCTCGGCGGCGCGGACGACGGCGCCGAGCCGGGCGCGGAAGGCGCGTCGGACGCGGAGGAATTCGGCCGCGGCGTTGTGCCGGAGCAGGACGAACCGGACGAGGGCGTTGGCCAGGACCCCGACGCCGAGCGCCATCAGCAGCTGCGGGACCTGCTTGACGTGGGCCTGCAGGAACATCGGGAAGAAGAACAGGAAGAAGGCGATCGAGCCGAGCGCGGTGCCGCGGGCGCCGAAGCGCTGGGCGTAGACGGCGACGAAGATCAGCAGGACGAACACGACGCTGTCCAGGGGCGGCAGCGTCGAGCCGAGGCTGGCGACGGTGATCGACGCGGCCCCGGTGAGGAAGGCCAGCACGAGCGTGACGGCCTGGCCGCCCGGGGTGGGGTCGTTGACGGTGAACGCCGTCATCATCGCGGCGATGGCGCCGACGAGGGTGACGGTGAGCGGGACGTGCGCGGGCAGCAGCGCGGCCACGGCGAGCACGATGCCGAGCACGGCGGAGCCGGCCAGCCGCAACCGGACCAGGCCGGGGTCGGCCGCCACGAGCCGGTCGAGGACGGCGGTGCGGAGGTGGTTCATCGGGCGAGGAGCTCCCACTGGGCGAGGGTGGCGCGGCGGCCGCGGGTGGCGGTGATCCGCAGCCGGTAGCGGGCGTGCGCGGCCGGGGTGGCGAGGACGAACGGGCGGGTCTGACGCCGCCAGCGGAACAGCTCGCCGTCGCGTTCGTCCAAGGTGGTCCAGCCGACGCCGTCGTCGGAGCCTTCCAGCACCCACGCGCTCGCGTCGCCGCGGCGATCGCCGGAAGTCAGCGTGTACATGGTGACTTCGCGGGGTTCGCCGGTGACGGTGAACTCGATCGCCGGGGTGGCGCTGCGGAAGGTGACCTGGGTGCGGGTGGTGTCGTCGAAGAGCGCGCCGAGCTTGGTGCCGTCGGAGCTGGTGGCGGTGCCGGTCAGGTCGGTGACGGGGGCCGGGTGCTCGGCCGGTGGCGGCGGGGCGCCCCAGCCGGTGGGTTCGGTCGTCAGGTCGAAGACGAGTTCGGCGCCGGCGGCGAGGGTGGCGTGGGCGATGGAGGTGGCATCGTGCGGTTCGCCGTCGACCGTGAGCCCGCGGACGTAGACGGTGCCGTCGGTGTTGCCGGGTGCGTGGACGACCAGCTTCTTGCCCTCACCCAGGTGCACGGTCGCCTTCTCGAACAGCGGCGAACCGATGGCGTAGCGCGGGCTGCCGACGGCGAGGGGGTAGAAGCCCAGCGCGCTGAAGACGTACCAGGCGGACATCTCGCCGTTGTCCTCGTCGCCGGGGTAGCCCTGGCCGATGTCGCTGCCGAGGTAGAGCCGCCGCAGCACCTCCCGCACGACGGCTTGGGTCTTCGCGGGCGCGCCGGCGAGGTTGTGGACGTAGGGGATGTGGTGCGAGGGCTGGTTGGAGTGGCCGTACTGGCCCATCCGGACGTCGCGGGCTTCGGTCATCTCGTGGATGAGGCCGCCGTACGCGCCGGGACGGCGGCCGGTCTCCGGGGTGGCGAAGAAGGTGTCGAGCTTGGCTTCGAGCGCCTCGGTGCCGCCGTGGAGGGCGGCCAGGCCGGGGCCGTCGTGCGGTGCGGTGAAGGCGGTGTTCCAGGCGTTGGTCTCGACGAAGTCGCCGCCCCAGGCGGCCGGGTCGTAGCCCTCGGGGGCGAACTTGCGGCGGCCGTCGCGGTGGCGGCCCTGGAAGAAGCCGATCTCCGGGTCGAAGTGGTGGACGTAGTGCTTCGCGCGTTCGCGGAAGTAGGCGGCGTAGTCGGCGTACATCCGGGCTCGTGGCCCGTCGCTTTCCCGCGACAGGGCCTCGGCGAGGTTGGCCAGACCGAAGTCGTTGATGCACCCCTCCAGCGCCCAGGACAGTCCTTCGTGGACCGACACCGGGGTGTAGTGGAGGAAGATCGACTCTTCGAGGCCCTTGCGGCCGACCGCGCGGCGCGGCGGGCTGACGGTGGCGTTCTTCAGCCCGGCGTCGAAGGCGGCCTCGACGTCGAAGTCACGGACCCCCTTGAGGTAGGCGTCGGCGAAGGCGACGTCCGAGCTGGTGCCGGTCATCAGGTCCGCGTAGCCGGGGGAGGACCAGCGGGCGATCCAGCCGCCTTCGCGGTACTGCTGGACGAAGCCGTCGATCATCCGGCCGCAGCGTTCCGGCGTGAGCAGCGCGTAGGCCGGCCAGGTGGTGCGGTAGGTGTCCCAGAAGCCGTTGTTGACGTAGAGCTCGCCGTCGACGACCTTCGCGCCGGTGCGCCGGCGGGTGCGCGGCCCCCCCCGGCGCCCGACCCGGCGGGGGGGGCGGGTCCCCGCGGGGGGGGTGTGGGGCGCCCCGGTGGGGGGACGGGACACCCGGGGGTGGTTANNNNNNNNNNNNNNNNNNNNNNNNNNNNNNNNNNNNNNNNNNNNNNNNNNNNNNNNNNNNNNNNNNNNNNNNNNNNNNNNNNNNNNNNNNNNNNNNNNNNCGCGCCGCGCAGGCCGGCCGCCAGGAGCGCGGCGAGCACCAGTCCCAGCACGGCCGGGGGTGGGGGGGGGCCCGCGGGCCCCGCGGGCCCCCGCCCCCCCCGCGCCCCCCCCCCCCCCCCCCCCCCCCCCCCCCCCCCCCCCACGACCGGGCTGGCGTGCCGGATCCCGTCGGGCGTGTTCTCGTGCGCCACGTTCGGGTACAGGAACAGCCGGTAGAGGTTCGAGTACAGCGTGGTCCGCTGGTCCTCGGTGGCGCCTTCGACCTCGACGCGGCCGAGCTCCTCCTGCCACAACCGCCGGGCCTGGGCTTTGACCTGCTCGAACGTCGTCCCGGCCGGGATCTCCAGCTCCAGGTTGCGCTTGGCCTGGGCGAGGCTGATCAGCGACGTCGCGATCCGCAGCGTGACGTCGGGACCGTCGAACTCGAAGTAGCCCGAGACCCGCCGCCACGGCGGGAAGCGGACCTTGGCGCCGCGGGTGGCCGGGGCGTCGGTCACGGCGTAGACGAACATCCGGCGCACCCCGGCCGACAGGCGGCTGCGGACTCCGGTGTACCCGGTGACCACGCCGGTGTCGGGGTTCAGGCGCAGCCGGCCGCGGTTGCGGACGTTGTCGAACAGCAGCCAGCCGTGCTTGTCCGGGAAGGTGAACCGCATGATCGCCGCGTGCGAGGTGGGCGCGAGGTCGGCGGTCATCCCGTTGGCGAAGCGGACGCCGTAGTGGTGCGGTGAGCCGGTCTCGTCTTCGTGGGCGAAGGCCAGGGCGCGTTTGCGGCGGTCGCGCTCGACCGGGCCGGTGCCGGG is from Amycolatopsis mediterranei and encodes:
- a CDS encoding ClpP family protease, encoding MTLLAVPDLQAPGQTLNDSVYEQLLRDRIVFLGSEVNDDIANRIIAQLLLLAADDPAKDITFYINSPGGSVTAGMAIYDTMQLVKPDVSTWGLGFVASMGQFLLSSGTPGKRYLLPNTRIVMHQPSAGISGAAADIAIQAEVFGKMKRRIAEITARQTGQTVERITADADRDRWFDADEALTYGFVDHIVTGG
- a CDS encoding malate dehydrogenase; this translates as MTQAPVNVTVTGAAGQIGYALLFRIASGQLLGQDVPVKLRLLEIPQAVKAAEGTAMELEDGAFPLLAGTDIFDDPKQAFEGTNIALLVGARPRSKGMERGDLLEANGGIFKPQGEAINAGAADDIKVLVVGNPANTNALIARSHAPDVPAERFTAMTRLDHNRALAQLAKKLGVPVTELRKVAIWGNHSATQYPSVQHAEFGGKSIADAVDQAWLENDFIPTVAKRGAAIIEARGLSSAASAASAAVDHVYTWVNGTPAGDWTSAAVASDGSYGVPEGLISSFPVTAENGRYKIVQGLEIDDFSRARIDASVAELVEERDTVQKLGLI
- a CDS encoding MarR family winged helix-turn-helix transcriptional regulator codes for the protein MPQPTTAPIGVVLARTAKTAARAFDHALAAAGGSQPIWQILISLKTTPVANQRELADAVGVQGATLTHHLNGMEAAGLVTRRRDPANRRVHLVELTPEGEQLFLRLASAAIAHDERMRKGLTDTEIAQLADLLTRLAHNVTDS
- a CDS encoding nuclear transport factor 2 family protein; the protein is MGAVVGWGTAEERGDTEVLAGLVTDEFRLVGPLGFVLDRDQWLERYDGGGLVTEKLGWTEVEVRDFGGTAIAIGVHEQVATHRGNPVNGRFRATHVLVREDDRWRLAGIHLSPIGAPFVPGGDRR
- a CDS encoding DUF4360 domain-containing protein; amino-acid sequence: MALSSVVAPHSWNTPPPPDKIVIDVVNAIGTGCPTGTSAVAVSQDNTAFTVTYSAYTALVGVGAGPLDPRKNCQIGLRVHVPQGFTYGIAQADYRGFAHLERGATGLERANYYFQGNSPTAFVQHPLTGPFEDDWHFTDSTEVGAIAFKPCGEERNLNINTELRAASGTSDPKKTTSYVTMDSTDGSITTTYHFAWLTCP
- a CDS encoding FUSC family protein; translation: MNHLRTAVLDRLVAADPGLVRLRLAGSAVLGIVLAVAALLPAHVPLTVTLVGAIAAMMTAFTVNDPTPGGQAVTLVLAFLTGAASITVASLGSTLPPLDSVVFVLLIFVAVYAQRFGARGTALGSIAFFLFFFPMFLQAHVKQVPQLLMALGVGVLANALVRFVLLRHNAAAEFLRVRRAFRARLGAVVRAAEAHLAVNGSERTRKQLRSALARLHECVLLIEDAAPDVLDTRAADVLRRRAIEVELAVGWLASTVQRTCSDALTTEVRDDLIARLARFRALMERDPRELPLISQTGEYSRMLVEGSRIDSHAAPGDGVRKALAELALADDRAQRAAAPEATPDPLDSGDDEPTPTFAYDNRTRSAIQAVVGGGLAVLGGELVSHQRWYWAVLTVFVVFIGASSAGATFVKGVRRLGGTLIGIVGGVLLALLVGGNTAATLGLILVCVFGMVYTARVSQVVMAFFVTSMLGLLYSLLGTFSLEVLWIRVAETAVGATAGILAAVVIVPVRTRSVMLDDIAAVLDDLEEFLEHTRGLLAGEENVNIIELSRDLDRSVEQVRTTIEPLTHPVNLRSARRDYGWHVLTTLETIAFRARHVAARAQPGQLTGPDADRLRQFTGRLLANIDVLRTALNAPGGPTPGTLVRDDGTPVSDRVQAAETRAVLSSLSHLDEALVSLGRVFGVEATDPRAPAQP
- a CDS encoding GH92 family glycosyl hydrolase, which translates into the protein NHPRVSRPPTGAPHTPPAGTRPPRRVGRRGGPRTRRRTGAKVVDGELYVNNGFWDTYRTTWPAYALLTPERCGRMIDGFVQQYREGGWIARWSSPGYADLMTGTSSDVAFADAYLKGVRDFDVEAAFDAGLKNATVSPPRRAVGRKGLEESIFLHYTPVSVHEGLSWALEGCINDFGLANLAEALSRESDGPRARMYADYAAYFRERAKHYVHHFDPEIGFFQGRHRDGRRKFAPEGYDPAAWGGDFVETNAWNTAFTAPHDGPGLAALHGGTEALEAKLDTFFATPETGRRPGAYGGLIHEMTEARDVRMGQYGHSNQPSHHIPYVHNLAGAPAKTQAVVREVLRRLYLGSDIGQGYPGDEDNGEMSAWYVFSALGFYPLAVGSPRYAIGSPLFEKATVHLGEGKKLVVHAPGNTDGTVYVRGLTVDGEPHDATSIAHATLAAGAELVFDLTTEPTGWGAPPPPAEHPAPVTDLTGTATSSDGTKLGALFDDTTRTQVTFRSATPAIEFTVTGEPREVTMYTLTSGDRRGDASAWVLEGSDDGVGWTTLDERDGELFRWRRQTRPFVLATPAAHARYRLRITATRGRRATLAQWELLAR
- a CDS encoding glycoside hydrolase domain-containing protein; this encodes MSDAVFFSSFESGDPQPADPGLRVGDGPDRSPTAKTGVGFTGVRALRYTARPRAVLFELDVPVTGRTELSYVVFPVADGEIPAYHATRVSLDVEFADGTSAGFEPVDDKTLWVDQWNLVRRPLGAFAGRRISRLVLRTDAPGEITGWLDDVRVAERPEPPRDAIDCVRTTRGTHSSSEFSRGNNFPATAVPHGFNFWTPVTDAGVTNWLYSYHRHNDAQNRPALQAFALSHQPSPWMGDRHTFHVMPGTGPVERDRRKRALAFAHEDETGSPHHYGVRFANGMTADLAPTSHAAIMRFTFPDKHGWLLFDNVRNRGRLRLNPDTGVVTGYTGVRSRLSAGVRRMFVYAVTDAPATRGAKVRFPPWRRVSGYFEFDGPDVTLRIATSLISLAQAKRNLELEIPAGTTFEQVKAQARRLWQEELGRVEVEGATEDQRTTLYSNLYRLFLYPNVAHENTPDGIRHASPVVGGGGGGGGGGGGARGGRGPAGPAGPPPPPAVLGLVLAALLAAGLRGA